The following proteins are co-located in the Pedobacter sp. FW305-3-2-15-E-R2A2 genome:
- a CDS encoding PH domain-containing protein — MQDFTNETINIDVLPKYEEVALNALSRKYWKVVLLNIAIFLFILAAGIAIVLFFVEGFRAYLYVLVGIFLLFSILLITLYRASIKRIGYAIREKDLIYKSGIISISTAIIPFTRIQHITLNEGIFSRMFQLGSLHVFTAGGISGSITIPGLDIHLAKNIKEELNRQLAKVD; from the coding sequence ATGCAGGATTTTACAAATGAAACGATAAATATAGATGTACTTCCTAAATACGAAGAAGTAGCATTAAATGCGTTAAGCAGGAAATACTGGAAGGTGGTCTTATTAAATATAGCCATTTTCCTGTTTATCCTTGCTGCAGGAATAGCCATTGTTTTGTTTTTTGTAGAGGGATTCAGAGCTTATTTATACGTACTCGTTGGGATCTTTCTCCTTTTCAGTATCCTTTTAATTACGCTTTATCGGGCCAGTATCAAAAGGATTGGCTATGCGATTAGAGAAAAGGACCTGATTTATAAAAGCGGAATAATCTCGATATCGACTGCTATTATTCCTTTTACAAGGATACAACACATCACCTTAAATGAGGGGATTTTCTCTAGAATGTTTCAGTTGGGCTCCCTCCATGTATTTACTGCCGGAGGTATTTCGGGAAGCATCACTATTCCCGGATTGGACATTCATCTGGCAAAAAATATCAAGGAGGAGCTGAACAGACAACTGGCTAAAGTCGACTAA
- a CDS encoding dipeptidase — protein MQEIKKYVEENKQRFLDELFELLRFPSVSADPKYKGDVLKTADFVAQKLKDAGADKVEICETAGYPIVYGEKIIDEKLPTVLIYGHYDVQPADPLELWKTPPFEPTVRDGKIYARGACDDKGQFYMHVKAFELMMKTNTLACNVKFMIEGEEEVGSANLGVFVKANTGRLKADVVLISDTSMISMENPSIETGLRGLAYMEVEVVGPNRDLHSGVYGGAVANPATILCKMIASLHDENNHITIPAFYDKVLELSEEERAALNSAPFDLNEYKEDLDINSEWGEKGFSTLERTGTRPTLEVNGIWSGYIGEGAKTVLPSKANAKISMRLVPNQTSEEISAIFAKHFESIAPDYVKVKVTAHHGGEPVVTPTDSVAYRAAEQAILDSFGKKPIPTRGGGSIPIVALFESALGIKSVLFGFGLDSDALHSPNEKYDIFNYYKGIETLPLFHKYFAELSK, from the coding sequence ATGCAAGAGATCAAAAAATATGTAGAAGAAAACAAACAACGTTTTTTAGACGAATTGTTTGAGTTATTACGCTTCCCATCGGTAAGTGCTGACCCTAAATATAAAGGTGATGTGCTTAAAACAGCCGATTTTGTTGCCCAGAAACTGAAGGACGCAGGTGCCGATAAAGTAGAGATTTGTGAAACTGCGGGATATCCGATAGTATATGGTGAAAAGATCATTGATGAAAAATTACCTACCGTTTTAATCTACGGACATTACGATGTACAACCTGCAGATCCTTTGGAGCTTTGGAAAACACCTCCATTTGAACCTACGGTACGTGATGGTAAGATATATGCACGTGGTGCCTGTGATGATAAAGGTCAGTTTTACATGCATGTAAAAGCTTTTGAACTGATGATGAAAACCAATACCCTGGCTTGTAACGTTAAGTTTATGATTGAGGGAGAGGAAGAGGTAGGTTCAGCAAACCTTGGCGTATTTGTGAAAGCAAATACCGGGCGTTTGAAAGCAGATGTAGTGCTGATCTCTGATACTTCAATGATCAGTATGGAAAATCCTTCTATTGAAACTGGTTTACGTGGCCTGGCTTATATGGAAGTGGAAGTTGTTGGTCCAAACCGCGATTTGCACTCCGGAGTTTACGGTGGTGCTGTAGCGAACCCTGCAACCATTTTATGTAAGATGATTGCTTCATTACATGATGAAAACAACCACATTACGATTCCTGCCTTTTACGATAAAGTGTTGGAATTGTCTGAGGAAGAAAGAGCGGCATTAAATTCAGCTCCTTTCGATCTGAATGAATATAAAGAAGACCTGGACATCAACTCAGAATGGGGAGAGAAAGGTTTCTCTACTTTAGAGCGTACCGGAACAAGACCTACCTTAGAAGTGAACGGAATCTGGAGTGGTTATATTGGCGAAGGTGCCAAGACCGTATTGCCTTCAAAAGCAAATGCAAAGATCTCTATGCGTTTGGTTCCTAACCAGACTTCTGAAGAAATCTCCGCCATTTTTGCAAAACATTTTGAAAGCATTGCTCCTGACTATGTGAAGGTGAAAGTTACCGCGCATCATGGTGGTGAACCGGTAGTTACGCCAACAGACAGCGTTGCTTATCGCGCTGCTGAGCAGGCAATCCTGGACTCATTTGGTAAGAAGCCAATTCCAACAAGAGGTGGTGGCAGTATTCCTATCGTTGCGTTATTTGAAAGTGCGTTGGGCATTAAATCTGTATTGTTCGGATTTGGCTTAGACAGCGATGCTTTACATTCGCCAAACGAGAAATACGATATCTTTAATTACTATAAAGGAATTGAGACTTTGCCATTATTCCACAAATATTTTGCGGAGTTGAGTAAATAA
- a CDS encoding inositol monophosphatase family protein translates to MKKLLKQSSEIIVKVAKELKATQVPSTRAENKESLFNQFNIANNFSGHQIKAELQKIAPEIKWSYAEFEVERQTSGDIKGLYWVCDAIDGAIHFLQDFYPWCITLTLMDDQKPVMALIYDAERDELFSTIKGKGAYFNGKAIRVNSKRALSDAIVSTVHPNNIPEETALVNKILQSVSHLMPKVFALRLLGPASLQLAYVAAGRIDAFWEYGNDIYDWIAGALLVEEAGGHASIIDSGIIASNKPLSMELGKLL, encoded by the coding sequence ATGAAAAAACTACTAAAACAAAGCAGCGAGATCATCGTTAAAGTAGCAAAAGAATTAAAAGCAACGCAAGTCCCTTCCACACGGGCCGAAAATAAAGAAAGTCTGTTCAATCAGTTTAATATCGCAAACAATTTCTCAGGTCATCAGATAAAAGCAGAACTGCAGAAAATTGCTCCGGAAATCAAATGGTCTTATGCCGAATTTGAGGTGGAAAGACAGACATCAGGAGATATAAAAGGACTGTACTGGGTTTGCGATGCCATTGACGGTGCAATACATTTCCTTCAGGATTTTTATCCCTGGTGTATTACATTAACGCTAATGGATGATCAAAAACCTGTAATGGCCTTAATTTATGATGCTGAAAGGGATGAACTGTTTAGCACAATCAAGGGAAAGGGCGCTTATTTCAATGGTAAGGCCATCCGCGTAAACAGCAAAAGAGCGCTTTCAGATGCCATTGTATCTACGGTCCACCCCAATAACATTCCGGAAGAAACAGCTCTTGTTAACAAAATCCTTCAGAGTGTAAGTCATCTCATGCCAAAGGTTTTTGCCCTGCGCCTGTTGGGTCCTGCCTCCCTGCAACTGGCTTATGTCGCAGCAGGGAGGATAGATGCTTTCTGGGAATATGGAAATGACATTTACGATTGGATTGCCGGAGCTTTACTGGTAGAAGAAGCAGGAGGACATGCATCGATCATTGATTCCGGAATCATCGCTTCCAATAAGCCCCTCTCTATGGAATTAGGTAAACTACTCTAA